In Brassica napus cultivar Da-Ae chromosome A3, Da-Ae, whole genome shotgun sequence, the sequence TTGTGGTGACAGGATTATGTGCCAACTGTATTTGATATTATCAGCGCTAATGTGATTGTCGATGGGAACTCCATCAACTTGGGGGTGTGGGACACTGCAGGCAAGTTATAGTATAACTTTGAAACCTTTCTTTTGTTCTCGAGTCTCTTTGTCTTTAAACTTTCTGTGTTAATGCTTTGCCTTAAATACCAATATAGGACAAGCTGACTATAATCGACTAAGACGATTGAACTATCATCTTCCTGATGTCTTTTTGCTCGCATTCTCTCTCGTCAGCAAAGCTAGCTTTGAAAATGTTGCTAAAAAGGTTAGATATAAATCATATTCTGAGATATTATCTAAGTCATTTTGAtacaatatgtttttttctcaGTGGGTTCCGGAACTCAGACATCATGCTCCTGGTGTTCCCATATTCCTTGTTGGGACAAAGCTTGGTTGGttctgtttttatttcatttattatctgttaaaagataaaagAGAGTTCTGACTAATGGATGCTTTTTCAGATCTTCGAGATGATAAGGAGTACTTGCTTGAGCACCCTGGAGCTGTGCCTATATCTACTTCTCATGTAACTCTCCTCATCATCGTTTTCTTTGAAgtaagtttcttcttcttatatgcTTCCTTTATTCATGGTAGGGTGTAGAACTAATGAAGCTTGTTGGAGCTTTTGCTTATACAGAATGCAGTGCAAAGACACAACAGGTAACTACAAAATTCAACAtcatttttatagttttctttCAGAATCTTGCTGACGGGAGAACTCGTTCAATTATacagaatgttttttttttttggtcaacaatTATACAGAATGTTAAAGCTGTCTTTGATGTGGCCATCAAAGTAGTTCTCGAGCTAcccaaaaacaagaacaagaaaaacaaaaaatctcaGAAAGGCTGTTCTATATTGTGAttgggagaagaagaaacacgAATCAACAGTTGACTAATCCTTGTTTAGAATCGGTTGTTTGTAGTCCTAAAAAATGACATATCAGAAAACACATTTGTTAAGTACTGAAACTTCGAGTTTGTATTCGTTCTTTGCACGCTAAAACTGTAACTAcatgaatttatattttctttcacAGACGCTAACTCAATTCTACTCTATTAAACTCTATGCAACTCTATTCAACCATAAACGTACACTAACCTTGTTTTGAAATTGAAGTCCTTTGATCGATGAACCTTCCCCGTGTCTCTTTCCAAGCAACAAAAAACGTCTTTGATCCTCTCTATCTCACAACGGCAAACACAGAAACAAAAGTTTTTATCAACAGACTGaaacaaaatctaaattaaTAAACTACCACCAAGCATATCACAATTAATCCAACACAACAAACCAATCAATCTACATACGGTATCGAACTGAACAAACCAATCAATATCGTTACAGAAGAACCACAATCTCAGACATCATTTGTTCAAAAACATGAATCAGAAACTTTACCTTTTGATCAGAGGAGAGCCACCGCAGAGAGCTCCGTCGCCGTCGTAGAGAGCCACCGCGAAACAGAATCAAACCgacaaaacaaatcaaacatGAGATCAGAACAAGAAGCAGCCTAATCAAAGACATGCATGAaagaagaacacaagaacaaatGATTACCTTTCGATTCGAGTCAAGGCGGAGAGAGATTGAGACGCGGCATCGTcgaggagagggagagagaaggGTTCTCGTcgaggagagggagagagacgaGGTGTCAGTcgaggtgagagagagagacgcggAGTCGTCGAGTGATCAGCGATTGATTCCGCTTGATTCCGTCGAGAAGAGGGTGAGATACGACGAGTACACCGACAGCGCCGCCGATTGATTCCGTCGACGAGAGAACACCGCTTGATTCCGTCGACTCGacgcaagagagagagagcacgAGAGAGAGAAGCGGAGTCGACGATGAATGACCAAACGAAAGGTTTGGTTTCGTCTCGGGAGAGAAATGCCATCAATGCGTGACACGTGTTAAGAAGAGACGCCTCTTCAATGTTCCATTTAAGGGACGTCTTCACCTTAATtacatatttatcttttatttttaatcctaaaaacactaaactccccccccccccttaaaGACCGCGATAATCCTGCTCTAAAGGTTTTCCCAAGCTAGGTGGTGTGTAAGAAGAAGAGATGGTCGCAAGAAGAGACCAAGAGCCTTCTCTTTCACACTACTTGCTTTTGTGTACTCGTAAACGACTTTGATTTGCAAGTTGGTAACAGTTCATTTTCCTGGTCCAATGAACATGAACAAGAAGACAATACCAAAGGATATTGTAATAACGATTCTCTATGTTAAAAATTCGTATTCTCAGATTCTTTCTGGAGAAATTTAACATGACTCATTTAAAGACcgttcaatatatatatagtagtatAGTACATTGCATCAAGCATGCAAAGATCATTCACTTCAAGGCAAGTCTTCTCTTTCAGAATCAGAACCAAAGAATGATTCTTTCTCCATTACCGTTATGGGACAAAGCTGGCGGCCATATTGCTTAAACACGTGTAAGACCATTCAGAGAATCAGCAAGAGGCTTACGGCTCACGCTTTAAAAACAGGCCACTCGTTCATTCTATTCCCTTTCGTGATTTTGGTAAATtacttaaaatttatatttactcTTATTTCCTTTTCggattttatttaaactttttatatttatcatcatatatataaggattaggtttagtttttgatttcctTTGAATCAAACAAACACGATGGCAACGAAACGGATATTGAAAGAGCTAAGGGAGTTGCAGAGAGACCCTCCTGTATTATGCAGTGCCGGTAAAGAGAAGAACTTTTCATCGTAGATATCTAGTGCACGTAACACTATAAGCCATGCACCAAAGTAATGATCCAATAGGAGATTTGATTTTTTGTCTCTCTGTCTCCTTTGTTTTTGATATTCAGGTCCAATAGGAGAAGATATGTTTCACTGGCAAGCTACGATAATTGGTCCGATCGAAAGTCCATACACGGGTGGTGTTTTCCTTGTCGATATCAATTTCACTAAAGATTATCCTTTTAAACCTCCCAAGGTGTATATATAACTTCAACAATACGCAACTCTATAAATAGTCTCTTCCCTAGGGCTCAAAACAAAAACCATCATGATTGGATTGTTGTTGTTATGTTTTTGGTTGATGATTTCAGGTTGTATTCAAAACCAAAGTCTTTCACCCGAACGTCAACAGCAATGGAAGCATATGTTTGGACATTCTCAAAGACCAATGGAGCCCTGCCCTTACAATCTCTAAGGTTTGTTTgaaatcatttaaattaaatcatttttaagattatatACCAAGATGATTTTGGCTCCATTGCATAGATAGCACAAGTTACTCAACATATTTGGTATTGCAGGTGCTTCTTTCTGTTTGCTCTCTTCTTACAGACCCAAACCCTGACGATCCTCTGGTTCCAGAGATAGCTAACATTTACAAGACCGATAGGGTCAGGTATGAAGCCACGGCTCGAAGCTGGACCCAGAAGTATGCGTCGCAATAAAACTCAAGACTCCAAGTTAACCTTTCTTCATTCTTATGCAAAATGTCTACAACTtgtcctttttcttcttcttttgcgtTTGGTcttattataaaacaataaagTAGAATATTATTGGCGGTCTCTATTTCTCCTtgctttgttttaaaattaattagtgTCACTACTACATGGGCAATTCTTCTAAATAgatcattttcaagtttttatcataaaaatagattacaaggagaaaaataatcaaaatgtttcatttaataggtaaaaaagACTTTAATAccatagatatataaatacaaataaataaataaataagttttatagtttcagattatatgttttcaaattcaaatttttttataatttttttttgaaatttttttttgtaattcgaaatactttttgaaactattttcaaatttttatttttaataattatttttaattttataaaattttaaaacttaatccCAAATTCCGccacttaactctaaaccctaaggtttggattagttaaccctagggttccggtataaatgtatatttgtctttttaataaaatattttggtcattttaattCTTAGAGCATTCTTAACGGTGAGTATATTGCGACAAGTATCTAagatctataattttattacaacttaattaataaataaaatataaatctccAAAAGAGCTAAGCCAATCATAGAATAACAGATATACAGACAgtatgtaagtttttttttgttgagatCCTAGGCAGAGGACCATTCCTTCCCTTCTCTCTACCTTTTtctcacacattcatttattttactatttaaaagGTTCAGATATCTATCTAATAAACATGCGTTGAGGTTGCCTTAGAATCTATATTTCTGACAAAAGtcttttttagtgctatcctaggATATTTTCTGACTATATTTGATATCGATTTTGATTCATGCCTCTATTTTTTGTATTAGTTTAATGGCATTCAAGCTGAATTTGATTATTTGCTTCTTGGTGGTTGAGCAATCTCATCCCCCCATATATTAAATCTTGGAGCATTACAATATATTTTCgtagtcacgtgtcatcacaagaatgatttttagaattgttagaaaaataagttggtccatataaacatataatatgctttgcattaaactaactatcaaattaattaatagtgtacaaaagaatattttttctttccttaaataaaagctacagaattacctaatacagttaacatatatatgacaattaattattatgaataataaatatttgatataaaaaattctaacatctctcttttttttattacttttataatattaaaagaaattaaacaatcacattaagcatacaataaaaaaaattagattttttcattgaaaattttgtgatcaataatttaatttttttagttcaaataagatacaaatgataataaATCATAGGGGTGAGTGTTCGGATACAGTTCGGGGTTGTATCGGATATTTCTGTATAAAGTTATAGAACTTGTTCAggtatttctacacttcgagtcgggttcggtattttatgtttgggtttggatattttggatcgggttcggatatttaaattttgaagaaaaagtaaataaattattcattgtttaagttttttttatttaaaatatattttagcctaattggttttctaatttttaaaagattaaactattaataggtttggagataaaactttaaaaatagaaaaacactagtttagttgttgttttgaaattttagattcaACTTTTGtcaatgcaagaaacaagagcATGATATGTTTTTTAAGTGAGTAACAAAtaattttgtccataattatatgtat encodes:
- the LOC106439830 gene encoding rac-like GTP-binding protein ARAC3; the protein is MSDPRFIKCVTVGDGATGKTCLLISYTSNTFPTDYVPTVFDIISANVIVDGNSINLGVWDTAGQADYNRLRRLNYHLPDVFLLAFSLVSKASFENVAKKWVPELRHHAPGVPIFLVGTKLDLRDDKEYLLEHPGAVPISTSHGVELMKLVGAFAYTECSAKTQQVTTKFNIIFIVFFQNLADGRTRSIIQNVFFFWSTIIQNVKAVFDVAIKVVLELPKNKNKKNKKSQKGCSIL
- the LOC106444247 gene encoding ubiquitin-conjugating enzyme E2 29; amino-acid sequence: MATKRILKELRELQRDPPVLCSAGPIGEDMFHWQATIIGPIESPYTGGVFLVDINFTKDYPFKPPKVVFKTKVFHPNVNSNGSICLDILKDQWSPALTISKVLLSVCSLLTDPNPDDPLVPEIANIYKTDRVRYEATARSWTQKYASQ